The Triticum aestivum cultivar Chinese Spring chromosome 6D, IWGSC CS RefSeq v2.1, whole genome shotgun sequence genomic sequence TCTGCATCAAGGGCCATGCATAGACGGTCCCCATTCCGGCTTGAAAAGGACTCCAACAACACCCTTCGGCACTCCTCGAGAATAGCCACTGCTTCAGAAAGAACACCTCTCTCAGCGGCAGCCCTTGCAGCCTCAATAGAATCGGCGGCACGGACTCTGTTCCTCTCACGATCAACCTCCATGCAAACAGGTTCAGGTGTGCGTGATTTCGGCCTCAGGATCATCACCTCGTCGCCTTGGATCTTGATACACTCATTTGTCACCGGATCTCTATAGGAAAAGGCAACCTTCAAGAGTATGGTCTGTTCACGGGATTGCGGGAAGCTCACAGACAGCAAAAAGTCCCTCTCCTCGTCAGCATAAAGATGTCCAACATCAATTGAACCATCTCGACCATCTCCTGCCACCTTACTCAAGTAGCTGCCAGATTTGATGGAACGAAGCTGAACACCAGTATGCACACACTGCACAGTTAAGCGCATATCCTGAACAACAACACTAAGAAGACCACCAATGCACTGAGCAAATGCATCCTGAATCACACCCTCATCCTCAATAAAGGAAAATGTACCACCAGAGACCTCGGCAATTGAGTGCAAAGCATCTGAATCATGATCTGCTCCAAAACCAAACCCATGGACAGGTACTATGCCTACAGCTTGGTTTAGAATGGAAGATGGAACAAGGGACCTATAATCAGGACGGGTTCCCCTAACATTTGAGGAAATATTATAGGTATCTTGACCATCTGATAACAGAATAATACTGCATACTGGATTCTTATAACTGCGATCCTCAATAACCTTAGCAGCTTTCTTCAACGCATCAGCAATATTTGTGCCACCACCAGCACCAAGTGAGTTAACAGCCTGCAGGGCCTGCTGTCGGCCAGAGTGTGACATGCGTCGGAGATGGAACAACCTTCTGGCAGTAGATGAGAAAGCAATGACTGAAAGGCGATCGGATGGACCAAGGTGTTGAATAACAAAACCCATTGCTCGCTTCAACAGCGCCAACTTCGTTCCTGCCATACTGCCGCTAACATCAAGCAAGGTAACAAGATCAACAGGGGCACGAGATGTCGGATACCCAACTGAGGTTGTATTAACCGGTCTGCTTGTGATCTGCTCTGGGTTAGCACAGGGGGCCTTCAGATGGATCAAAACAGCGAAATCATCTTGAGATGATGACTGTGGAATGGCCGAGAACTCTGAATATGTCTTCATTTCCACAGTTTTACTAGACCTAACATCACAACTGTCAGCAGCCTCCATCAGCTGCAAAGGTTCATCATCATTGAACTCTACTGGCTCAGAAGTATGCAAGGCGGGTGCTTCTCGCTGCCGGGTTGGAACTTGACGGAGGAGAGCCATGTAAGCATCTTGTTGGGGTAATCGAGCTTGGTTCACATTCAACCCACTTCTTCCACGAGGAACAATAGAAGATAACGAGCGATTAAAGGGTATCTCTTTCCACTTTGCTCGGCAAACTGGGCATACATAATTCCCATGTTTTACACTGGAGGAGATGCAGTGAAAATGGAACATGTGAGAACATTCAGCAGTGAAGAGGGCTTGCCCATGACCTGGCTTCATGGAATCAAAACATATCGCACACGTTTTCTGTTGGAAAAGAAACAGAACATGTATTAATTTAATTGTACATCATCAGAATTTATCCCTTAGCAGCAGTTAaacaaaagaaacacatgaaatGTTCAATAATGATGGACATAATCTCAGAAAACAAGGATCGCTTGGAAACATTTATAGCAAATACACCAAAACGTACCATTTTGAGAAACTGATGTCAAAGTTACAAAATCAACACCATCCATTTTTAAATCCAACCAATGTTTGACGATGCTGCATAGTTGAAATGTCAATTTGACAAGTCCTTAAAATACTTTAAATCATTTGGCAACCCAACACCCCAACGGCACTTATCAAGTCCAATTCAAAAGCCAGCAAGACACCCACCTAAGATGCCCTATATAAGTTGCGGTCTATATTTATGAATTCCAGCACACATAGTTATTGTGTCAGGCACTCTAGCTAAGCAGACATGTCAGGTTAAAGAGTTAATTTGTACAGGCAATGAGCTGATAATTAAACACTATAAACGGTAGGAAACATTTATCCTAAAGCTTCCAAATCTACAAGCAGCTTACAAAGGTACTCCTGGTTCAGCATGCAGTCGGAGTTCATTCAACTAATATTAGGATGATTTTTCATGTTTTTATTAGGATGATGGGGCTGTTATCAAGAACCTACCTTCATTAACGAGCCTATTCTAATGAatgaatggtcttgccaagaacCACCAAATCTTTTGAAAGGTATTTATTTCAGAAAGTTGACCACATGAAAACGAAAGCTCATCTCAATCAACTTGTAGATTCATAGCTGGGTCTCAACCTCATGCATGCATTTGACACATTTATTCAAGGCCACTCTGCATGCTATATCCTCCCACCCACCCTCTAGTTAGGTGGTCTCAACCGTGTCCAATTTATAGTTATCCCACTGTACCAGCATTATAATTataatttttcatattttctaaAAAATGTAGTGGAATAGACAAAGGATGGTACTATTTCTTTAATGATATTTTAATAGAACTAATGCAGAAAACCAATTAGAAGTAAAAAAAAACATATTGCCAATACATAACAAAGGTCAAAGGATAACAATTAGGGACTTATTTTAGGAGCTTGACAAAACCAAGATCAAATTCAACTGTCCTCCAGTGCTTAATGGATGTATCTATTTATCAGCACTGCTGTATAGATTCCAAATAATATTGGTTTGACCAAAGTATAAAACTGGACAACTTTAGACCAATACCTACCACAAATGTCGGAGTCAACACAAAGTTACTGATAACAATCCATATATCACTATGCTAAAGTAGCTCCTGATTGTTTTTATCAGGGACTGCCGACACCACAAAAACAAGTGGAATCAGCATTTCTGTCATTGTGGTTTTCCAGCTGTATAGTTTGGCGACTCTTAAAGAAGTTAGGAACACATTAGTTCAGGCATCACACTATGTCACAAGTAGAGGCCCTACCTTCAAACATTGCAGATTTAGCGTTTGCATCACAATAAATAATGAATCTAGTGTTTATTCTCTGAAATATTTTGCATTTATTTCTAAGTTCTGACCAAGGCAAGCAAAATGAGAACCGTCAAACTAACACCATGAAGATAAATGTCAACCCTTTTAGGAGATCCTTCTCCCAAAGAAGATATTGAGGAGATCCTAGTGAAGTTGCCGGTCAATTCCCCACACTTGCGTGCACAATATCTCACCAAGTCAGACGTACTACTAGTAAACAATAAAGTGTGCGTCAACGAATCGTCGTCACCACACGAAAAAAATAGCGATTAATGTAAGAAAAATTCAGATCCTGGACCATTCAAAGTAATCACGTGGTTGCCATGACAAACTAGTAATACAAGATAATAAACAATTATAAAAGTGCCAATAAAATCTAGTGCAAGGCTGGCCATTCAGCGTTCCTGGCAATGGATAACAGCTCAAGTTGGAAGGGTTCGCCTTTAGCAAATTAAGAAACGCGATGGTAAGATGATACACGTGACCATGTGGATATTGTTGACCATAGAGGCCAACTTTCCCTTTCGGGCAGGAACAAGTGGAGACAACTGATTGAAATGAAGCTTACGTTAAGCTACATGTATCCCACAGAAAAAAGAGCAAGTGGAATTGACCATCGTCGATACCAAAGCGCCTTGGAGGATACGCACATAAAACTAAAAACTGATCTGACATATGACTAGGAAACAAATTGGGCATTTTTGCACTTTGTTAGAAATCTACCTATATGTACTGAAGAAGGACTAGGAAAGATGGGAAAGGCAAAAATAGCATCATTTTGTCAATGACATGTGCAAACAAAATTGGGATGTTCCCTTGGAATAATGCTAAAAAGGAATAGTTTGGCAGAATCATGAAATATGCGAATGGAACTTTTTTTGTGAGAATCTGCGGGCTTGTGTTTCCTCGGGGACAGGAGGAAACAGCATTGTAAACAAAATGAAATGGCAAATCCAAATTTAGCACAGGTGGAGCTCGAGACAAAACATGATACTCCCaattaaaaaaaaatcagatgCATA encodes the following:
- the LOC123144845 gene encoding E3 ubiquitin-protein ligase WAV3; its protein translation is MEGMWRKAKRAMGIGFCAHLPAVAGDRDDCASERRASDAFSQDSAALAAAHASAPNTPAQAEAAGALLRRSKSGAKSSKKTCAICFDSMKPGHGQALFTAECSHMFHFHCISSSVKHGNYVCPVCRAKWKEIPFNRSLSSIVPRGRSGLNVNQARLPQQDAYMALLRQVPTRQREAPALHTSEPVEFNDDEPLQLMEAADSCDVRSSKTVEMKTYSEFSAIPQSSSQDDFAVLIHLKAPCANPEQITSRPVNTTSVGYPTSRAPVDLVTLLDVSGSMAGTKLALLKRAMGFVIQHLGPSDRLSVIAFSSTARRLFHLRRMSHSGRQQALQAVNSLGAGGGTNIADALKKAAKVIEDRSYKNPVCSIILLSDGQDTYNISSNVRGTRPDYRSLVPSSILNQAVGIVPVHGFGFGADHDSDALHSIAEVSGGTFSFIEDEGVIQDAFAQCIGGLLSVVVQDMRLTVQCVHTGVQLRSIKSGSYLSKVAGDGRDGSIDVGHLYADEERDFLLSVSFPQSREQTILLKVAFSYRDPVTNECIKIQGDEVMILRPKSRTPEPVCMEVDRERNRVRAADSIEAARAAAERGVLSEAVAILEECRRVLLESFSSRNGDRLCMALDAELREMQERMASRQRYEASGRAYLLSGLSSHSWQRATTRGDSTDSSSLVYSYQTPSMVQMLQRSQNHCPSPQIPRPQIIVPTRSFIQKPQPR